A section of the Ovis canadensis isolate MfBH-ARS-UI-01 breed Bighorn chromosome 1, ARS-UI_OviCan_v2, whole genome shotgun sequence genome encodes:
- the ARHGAP30 gene encoding rho GTPase-activating protein 30 isoform X4, which produces MRHLVHMASFSAQTNMHARNLAIVWAPNLLRSKDIEASGFNGTAAFMEVRVQSIVVEFILTHVDQLFGGAALSGSEVESGWRSLAGARVSGSPEDLMPRSLPYNLPSILQAGDGPPQMRPYHTIIEIAEHKRKGSLKVRKWRSIFNLGRSGHETKRKLPRGAEDREDKSDKGTLRPAKSMDSLSAVAGVSDEPEGLLGSNSPRPGPLLTESLENESVEAAECEQEPDPEALGGTSSEPGTPRPGRSAVRAGGSSHAERRAGVHISEPYDVNLPAHISNMLNISSNILAGLARGLERPAPQPRPSPASGPGPGPGLGPGPPDEKLEASPAPGPSADSCPVDVAPALEDCLSQEVEEFSVEPPLDDLSLDEAQFVLAPSCCSLDSPGPRPETEEESGEEVFLSAYDDLSPLLEPKLPSWEGPGSEEEKVAGSGRQEASGQDEGEQASCEGGEDQGEPGSRRDTDEEAEGRPESGVEGREATEEGAEAEGSQKVTDSLKEGCGEETEETEATGEESKGQQEGERTEEAKGVGETGGEQAEDKGKEGKTERQEGAEEGDEAQGAAGKHSEHEAQENRIAEESWEVVHRQEAEGGREDEVKGQRGDEGQEAGEDQGDGEDSRIPEAAAEGGAGEVSKERECGHGEAEGDQRAGGERGEEGSLPEGPQVEALEVDSAKEGNSQSSETEQAAPQPPRPEEMDPEGQPNPLGSAGGVGMRLASTLVQVQQVRSVPVVPPKPQFAKMPSAMCGKIHVAPANPCPKPGRLDGDRPWGSRASRSSWRNGGSLSFDAAVALARDRQRTEAQAVRRTQTCTGAGDYSLIPKTSPYSLIPAYTPRPLSCLEIPAEGTDGSGPRSRFSLPPREPQPPEPLMSPQRRSYAFETQANSGKGEGL; this is translated from the exons atgaGGCACTTGGTGCACATGGCCTCATTCAGCGCCCAGACCAACATGCACGCGCGCAACCTGGCCATCGTGTGGGCCCCTAACCTGCTGAG GTCTAAGGACATAGAGGCCTCAGGCTTCAATGGGACAGCAGCTTTCATGGAGGTGCGTGTTCAGTCCATCGTCGTCGAGTTCATCCTCACGCATGTGGACCAGCTTTTTGGGGGTGCTGCACTCTCTG GTAGTGAAGTGGAAAGTGGATGGCGATCACTTGCAGGGGCCCGGGTGTCAGGCAGCCCTGAGGACCTTATGCCACGGTCCCTGCCCTACAATCTGCCTAGCATCCTGCAGGCTGGTGACGGCCCCCCCCAGATGCGGCCCTACCACACCATCATAGAGATTGCAGAGCACAA GAGGAAGGGGTCTCTGAAGGTCAGGAAGTGGAGATCCATCTTCAACCTGGGTCGCTCTGGCCATGAGACCAAACGCAAACTTCCACGGGGGGCTGAGGACAGGG AGGACAAATCTGATAAGGGGACTCTGCGGCCAGCCAAGAGCATGGACTCACTGAGTGCTGTGGCTGGGGTTAGTGATG aaCCAGAGGGGCTGCTAGGATCCAACAGTCCTCGGCCAGGCCCACTGCTGACGGAAAGCCTGGAGAATGAGTCCGTGGAAGCGGCAGAGTGTGAGCAGGAGCCCGACCCAGAGGCACTGGGTGGCACGAGCTCCGAGCCAGGCACACCACGACCTGGGCGGTCAGCAGTCCGTGCTGGGGGCAGCAGCCATGCAGAGCGCCGTGCTGGCGTTCATATCTCAGAGCCCTACGATGTCAACCTCCCAGCACACATCAGCAACATGCTCAACATATCCTCAAACATCTTGGCGGGGCTTGCCCGTGGTCTTGAACGCCCTGCCCCACAGCCTCGGCCAAGCCCTGCCTCTGGCCCCGGTCCTGGCCCCGGCCTTGGCCCTGGCCCCCCAG ATGAGAAGTTGGAGGCAAGTCCAGCCCCAGGTCCCTCGGCTGACTCGTGCCCAGTGGACGTGGCCCCTGCCTTGGAGGACTGCCTGTCCCAGGAG GTGGAGGAGTTCTCTGTGGAGCCGCCCCTGGATGACCTGTCCCTGGATGAGGCACAGTTTGTCCTGGCTCCCAGCTGCTGTTCCCTGGACTCTCCTGGCCCCAGGCCTGAAACAGAGGAGGAAAGCGGGGAGGAAGTCTTCCTGAGTGCCTATGATGACCTTAGTCCCCTTCTGGAGCCCAAACTCCCAAGCTGGGAGGGTCCAGGCAGTGAAGAGGAAAAGGTGGCAGGGTCTGGAAGACAGGAGGCTTCAGGACAGGATGAGGGCGAGCAAGCCTCGTGTGAAGGTGGAGAGGACCAGGGGGAGCCTGGAAGCAGACGGGACACCGACGAGGAGGCTGAGGGGAGGCCAGAGAGTGGCGTGGAGGGCAGAGAGGCCACTGAGGAAGGAGCAGAGGCTGAGGGGAGCCAGAAGGTGACTGACAGTTTGAAAGAAGGATgtggggaagagacagaggagacagaggccaCGGGAGAGGAGTCCAAAGGTCAGCAGGAGGGTGAGAGAACGGAGGAAGCTAAGGGTGTGGGAGAAACTGGAGGAGAGCAGGCTGAAGacaaggggaaggaaggaaagacggAGAGACAGGAAGGTGCTGAGGAAGGAGACGAAGCCCAGGGAGCAGCTGGAAAGCACTCAGAGCATGAGGCCCAGGAAAACCGAATTGCTGAAGAGAGCTGGGAAGTTGTACACAGACAAGAGGCTGAAGGAGGCAGAGAAGATGAGGTCAAAGGACAAAGGGGAGATGAGGGTCAAGAGGCAGGAGAAGACCAAGGAGATGGTGAAGATAGCAGGATCCCAGAAGCAGCAGCTGAAGGAGGAGCAGGGGAGGTCAGCAAGGAACGGGAGTGTGGACACGGAGAAGCTGAGGGAGACCAGAGAGCTGGAGGTGAACGTGGAGAAGAGGGTTCCCTCCCTGAAGGGCCACAGGTCGAGGCCCTGGAGGTTGACAGTGCCAAAGAGGGCAACTCCCAGTCCTCTGAGACAGAACAGGCAGCCCCACAGCCACCTCGGCCAGAGGAGATGGATCCTGAGGGGCAGCCCAATCCCCTTGGCTCAGCTGGTGGTGTGGGCATGCGCCTGGCTTCCACCCTTGTTCAGGTCCAACAGGTCCGCTCTGTGCCCGTGGTGCCCCCCAAACCACAGTTTGCCAAGATGCCCAGTGCAATGTGTGGCAAGATCCACGTGGCACCAGCAAACCCATGCCCAAAACCTGGCCGGCTCGATGGGGACAGGCCCTGGGGCTCCCGAGCCTCCCGCTCCTCTTGGAGGAATGGGGGTAGTCTTTCCTTTGATGCTGCTGTGGCCCTGGCCCGGGACCGCCAGAGGACTGAAGCTCAGGCAGTTCGGCGGACCCAGACTTGTACTGGTGCTGGGGACTACAGTCTCATCCCCAAAACCTCCCCCTATAGCTTGATCCCTGCCTACACTCCCCGGCCCCTTAGCTGCCTGGAGATCCCAGCTGAGGGCACAGATGGGTCTGGACCCCGGAGTCGGTTTAGCCTGCCCCCCAGAGAACCCCAACCTCCTGAACCCCTTATGTCCCCCCAGCGACGATCGTATGCATTCGAAACACAGGCTAACTCTGGGAAAGGTGAGGGACTGTAA
- the ARHGAP30 gene encoding rho GTPase-activating protein 30 isoform X3, which produces MRHLVHMASFSAQTNMHARNLAIVWAPNLLRSKDIEASGFNGTAAFMEVRVQSIVVEFILTHVDQLFGGAALSGSEVESGWRSLAGARVSGSPEDLMPRSLPYNLPSILQAGDGPPQMRPYHTIIEIAEHKRKGSLKVRKWRSIFNLGRSGHETKRKLPRGAEDREDKSDKGTLRPAKSMDSLSAVAGVSDEPEGLLGSNSPRPGPLLTESLENESVEAAECEQEPDPEALGGTSSEPGTPRPGRSAVRAGGSSHAERRAGVHISEPYDVNLPAHISNMLNISSNILAGLARGLERPAPQPRPSPASGPGPGPGLGPGPPDEKLEASPAPGPSADSCPVDVAPALEDCLSQEVQDSFSFLEDSSSSEPEWVGVEDGEVAKAGPAGAAFSPGEEDPGMGYLEELLGVGPQVEEFSVEPPLDDLSLDEAQFVLAPSCCSLDSPGPRPETEEESGEEVFLSAYDDLSPLLEPKLPSWEGPGSEEEKVAGSGRQEASGQDEGEQASCEGGEDQGEPGSRRDTDEEAEGRPESGVEGREATEEGAEAEGSQKVTDSLKEGCGEETEETEATGEESKGQQEGERTEEAKGVGETGGEQAEDKGKEGKTERQEGAEEGDEAQGAAGKHSEHEAQENRIAEESWEVVHRQEAEGGREDEVKGQRGDEGQEAGEDQGDGEDSRIPEAAAEGGAGEVSKERECGHGEAEGDQRAGGERGEEGSLPEGPQVEALEVDSAKEGNSQSSETEQAAPQPPRPEEMDPEGQPNPLGSAGGVGMRLASTLVQVQQVRSVPVVPPKPQFAKMPSAMCGKIHVAPANPCPKPGRLDGDRPWGSRASRSSWRNGGSLSFDAAVALARDRQRTEAQAVRRTQTCTGAGDYSLIPKTSPYSLIPAYTPRPLSCLEIPAEGTDGSGPRSRFSLPPREPQPPEPLMSPQRRSYAFETQANSGKGEGL; this is translated from the exons atgaGGCACTTGGTGCACATGGCCTCATTCAGCGCCCAGACCAACATGCACGCGCGCAACCTGGCCATCGTGTGGGCCCCTAACCTGCTGAG GTCTAAGGACATAGAGGCCTCAGGCTTCAATGGGACAGCAGCTTTCATGGAGGTGCGTGTTCAGTCCATCGTCGTCGAGTTCATCCTCACGCATGTGGACCAGCTTTTTGGGGGTGCTGCACTCTCTG GTAGTGAAGTGGAAAGTGGATGGCGATCACTTGCAGGGGCCCGGGTGTCAGGCAGCCCTGAGGACCTTATGCCACGGTCCCTGCCCTACAATCTGCCTAGCATCCTGCAGGCTGGTGACGGCCCCCCCCAGATGCGGCCCTACCACACCATCATAGAGATTGCAGAGCACAA GAGGAAGGGGTCTCTGAAGGTCAGGAAGTGGAGATCCATCTTCAACCTGGGTCGCTCTGGCCATGAGACCAAACGCAAACTTCCACGGGGGGCTGAGGACAGGG AGGACAAATCTGATAAGGGGACTCTGCGGCCAGCCAAGAGCATGGACTCACTGAGTGCTGTGGCTGGGGTTAGTGATG aaCCAGAGGGGCTGCTAGGATCCAACAGTCCTCGGCCAGGCCCACTGCTGACGGAAAGCCTGGAGAATGAGTCCGTGGAAGCGGCAGAGTGTGAGCAGGAGCCCGACCCAGAGGCACTGGGTGGCACGAGCTCCGAGCCAGGCACACCACGACCTGGGCGGTCAGCAGTCCGTGCTGGGGGCAGCAGCCATGCAGAGCGCCGTGCTGGCGTTCATATCTCAGAGCCCTACGATGTCAACCTCCCAGCACACATCAGCAACATGCTCAACATATCCTCAAACATCTTGGCGGGGCTTGCCCGTGGTCTTGAACGCCCTGCCCCACAGCCTCGGCCAAGCCCTGCCTCTGGCCCCGGTCCTGGCCCCGGCCTTGGCCCTGGCCCCCCAG ATGAGAAGTTGGAGGCAAGTCCAGCCCCAGGTCCCTCGGCTGACTCGTGCCCAGTGGACGTGGCCCCTGCCTTGGAGGACTGCCTGTCCCAGGAGGTGCAGGATTCCTTCTCCTTCCTAGAGGACTCAAGCAGCTCAGAACCTgagtgggtgggggtggaggacggGGAGGTGGCCAAGGCAGGACCAGCAGGAGCAGCCTTCTCCCCTGGGGAGGAAGACCCTGGGATGGGCTACCTGGAGGAGCTCCTGGGAGTTGGGCCTCAG GTGGAGGAGTTCTCTGTGGAGCCGCCCCTGGATGACCTGTCCCTGGATGAGGCACAGTTTGTCCTGGCTCCCAGCTGCTGTTCCCTGGACTCTCCTGGCCCCAGGCCTGAAACAGAGGAGGAAAGCGGGGAGGAAGTCTTCCTGAGTGCCTATGATGACCTTAGTCCCCTTCTGGAGCCCAAACTCCCAAGCTGGGAGGGTCCAGGCAGTGAAGAGGAAAAGGTGGCAGGGTCTGGAAGACAGGAGGCTTCAGGACAGGATGAGGGCGAGCAAGCCTCGTGTGAAGGTGGAGAGGACCAGGGGGAGCCTGGAAGCAGACGGGACACCGACGAGGAGGCTGAGGGGAGGCCAGAGAGTGGCGTGGAGGGCAGAGAGGCCACTGAGGAAGGAGCAGAGGCTGAGGGGAGCCAGAAGGTGACTGACAGTTTGAAAGAAGGATgtggggaagagacagaggagacagaggccaCGGGAGAGGAGTCCAAAGGTCAGCAGGAGGGTGAGAGAACGGAGGAAGCTAAGGGTGTGGGAGAAACTGGAGGAGAGCAGGCTGAAGacaaggggaaggaaggaaagacggAGAGACAGGAAGGTGCTGAGGAAGGAGACGAAGCCCAGGGAGCAGCTGGAAAGCACTCAGAGCATGAGGCCCAGGAAAACCGAATTGCTGAAGAGAGCTGGGAAGTTGTACACAGACAAGAGGCTGAAGGAGGCAGAGAAGATGAGGTCAAAGGACAAAGGGGAGATGAGGGTCAAGAGGCAGGAGAAGACCAAGGAGATGGTGAAGATAGCAGGATCCCAGAAGCAGCAGCTGAAGGAGGAGCAGGGGAGGTCAGCAAGGAACGGGAGTGTGGACACGGAGAAGCTGAGGGAGACCAGAGAGCTGGAGGTGAACGTGGAGAAGAGGGTTCCCTCCCTGAAGGGCCACAGGTCGAGGCCCTGGAGGTTGACAGTGCCAAAGAGGGCAACTCCCAGTCCTCTGAGACAGAACAGGCAGCCCCACAGCCACCTCGGCCAGAGGAGATGGATCCTGAGGGGCAGCCCAATCCCCTTGGCTCAGCTGGTGGTGTGGGCATGCGCCTGGCTTCCACCCTTGTTCAGGTCCAACAGGTCCGCTCTGTGCCCGTGGTGCCCCCCAAACCACAGTTTGCCAAGATGCCCAGTGCAATGTGTGGCAAGATCCACGTGGCACCAGCAAACCCATGCCCAAAACCTGGCCGGCTCGATGGGGACAGGCCCTGGGGCTCCCGAGCCTCCCGCTCCTCTTGGAGGAATGGGGGTAGTCTTTCCTTTGATGCTGCTGTGGCCCTGGCCCGGGACCGCCAGAGGACTGAAGCTCAGGCAGTTCGGCGGACCCAGACTTGTACTGGTGCTGGGGACTACAGTCTCATCCCCAAAACCTCCCCCTATAGCTTGATCCCTGCCTACACTCCCCGGCCCCTTAGCTGCCTGGAGATCCCAGCTGAGGGCACAGATGGGTCTGGACCCCGGAGTCGGTTTAGCCTGCCCCCCAGAGAACCCCAACCTCCTGAACCCCTTATGTCCCCCCAGCGACGATCGTATGCATTCGAAACACAGGCTAACTCTGGGAAAGGTGAGGGACTGTAA
- the ARHGAP30 gene encoding rho GTPase-activating protein 30 isoform X2 — MKSRQKGKKKGSSKERVFGCDLQEHLQHSGQEVPQVLRSCAEFVEEYGVVDGIYRLSGVSSNIQKLRQEFEAERKPDLRRDVYLQDIHCVSSLCKAYFRELPDPLLTYRLYDKFAEAVAVQLEPERLVKILEVLQELPVPNYRTLEFLMRHLVHMASFSAQTNMHARNLAIVWAPNLLRSKDIEASGFNGTAAFMEVRVQSIVVEFILTHVDQLFGGAALSGSEVESGWRSLAGARVSGSPEDLMPRSLPYNLPSILQAGDGPPQMRPYHTIIEIAEHKRKGSLKVRKWRSIFNLGRSGHETKRKLPRGAEDREDKSDKGTLRPAKSMDSLSAVAGVSDEPEGLLGSNSPRPGPLLTESLENESVEAAECEQEPDPEALGGTSSEPGTPRPGRSAVRAGGSSHAERRAGVHISEPYDVNLPAHISNMLNISSNILAGLARGLERPAPQPRPSPASGPGPGPGLGPGPPDEKLEASPAPGPSADSCPVDVAPALEDCLSQEVEEFSVEPPLDDLSLDEAQFVLAPSCCSLDSPGPRPETEEESGEEVFLSAYDDLSPLLEPKLPSWEGPGSEEEKVAGSGRQEASGQDEGEQASCEGGEDQGEPGSRRDTDEEAEGRPESGVEGREATEEGAEAEGSQKVTDSLKEGCGEETEETEATGEESKGQQEGERTEEAKGVGETGGEQAEDKGKEGKTERQEGAEEGDEAQGAAGKHSEHEAQENRIAEESWEVVHRQEAEGGREDEVKGQRGDEGQEAGEDQGDGEDSRIPEAAAEGGAGEVSKERECGHGEAEGDQRAGGERGEEGSLPEGPQVEALEVDSAKEGNSQSSETEQAAPQPPRPEEMDPEGQPNPLGSAGGVGMRLASTLVQVQQVRSVPVVPPKPQFAKMPSAMCGKIHVAPANPCPKPGRLDGDRPWGSRASRSSWRNGGSLSFDAAVALARDRQRTEAQAVRRTQTCTGAGDYSLIPKTSPYSLIPAYTPRPLSCLEIPAEGTDGSGPRSRFSLPPREPQPPEPLMSPQRRSYAFETQANSGKGEGL, encoded by the exons ATGAAGTCtcggcagaaaggaaagaagaagggcAGCTCAAAGGAGCGGGTGTTTGGGTGTGACTTGCAGGAGCACCTGCAGCACTCAGGCCAGGAGG TGCCCCAGGTGCTAAGGAGCTGTGCAGAGTTTGTGGAGGAGTATGGCGTGGTGGACGGGATCTACCGCCTCTCAGGGGTCTCTTCCAACATCCAGAAGCTCCG GCAGGAATTTGAGGCTGAACGGAAGCCAGACCTGCGGCGAGATGTTTACCTTCAGGACATTCACTGTGTCTCCTCCCTCTGCAAGGCCTACTTCAGGGAGCTGCCAGACCCCCTGCTCACTTACCGGCTCTATGACAAGTTTGCT GAGGCTGTGGCAGTACAACTGGAACCTGAGCGCTTGGTCAAGATCCTAGAGGTGCTTCAAGAACTTCCGGTCCCCAACTACAG gaccctggagttcctcatgaGGCACTTGGTGCACATGGCCTCATTCAGCGCCCAGACCAACATGCACGCGCGCAACCTGGCCATCGTGTGGGCCCCTAACCTGCTGAG GTCTAAGGACATAGAGGCCTCAGGCTTCAATGGGACAGCAGCTTTCATGGAGGTGCGTGTTCAGTCCATCGTCGTCGAGTTCATCCTCACGCATGTGGACCAGCTTTTTGGGGGTGCTGCACTCTCTG GTAGTGAAGTGGAAAGTGGATGGCGATCACTTGCAGGGGCCCGGGTGTCAGGCAGCCCTGAGGACCTTATGCCACGGTCCCTGCCCTACAATCTGCCTAGCATCCTGCAGGCTGGTGACGGCCCCCCCCAGATGCGGCCCTACCACACCATCATAGAGATTGCAGAGCACAA GAGGAAGGGGTCTCTGAAGGTCAGGAAGTGGAGATCCATCTTCAACCTGGGTCGCTCTGGCCATGAGACCAAACGCAAACTTCCACGGGGGGCTGAGGACAGGG AGGACAAATCTGATAAGGGGACTCTGCGGCCAGCCAAGAGCATGGACTCACTGAGTGCTGTGGCTGGGGTTAGTGATG aaCCAGAGGGGCTGCTAGGATCCAACAGTCCTCGGCCAGGCCCACTGCTGACGGAAAGCCTGGAGAATGAGTCCGTGGAAGCGGCAGAGTGTGAGCAGGAGCCCGACCCAGAGGCACTGGGTGGCACGAGCTCCGAGCCAGGCACACCACGACCTGGGCGGTCAGCAGTCCGTGCTGGGGGCAGCAGCCATGCAGAGCGCCGTGCTGGCGTTCATATCTCAGAGCCCTACGATGTCAACCTCCCAGCACACATCAGCAACATGCTCAACATATCCTCAAACATCTTGGCGGGGCTTGCCCGTGGTCTTGAACGCCCTGCCCCACAGCCTCGGCCAAGCCCTGCCTCTGGCCCCGGTCCTGGCCCCGGCCTTGGCCCTGGCCCCCCAG ATGAGAAGTTGGAGGCAAGTCCAGCCCCAGGTCCCTCGGCTGACTCGTGCCCAGTGGACGTGGCCCCTGCCTTGGAGGACTGCCTGTCCCAGGAG GTGGAGGAGTTCTCTGTGGAGCCGCCCCTGGATGACCTGTCCCTGGATGAGGCACAGTTTGTCCTGGCTCCCAGCTGCTGTTCCCTGGACTCTCCTGGCCCCAGGCCTGAAACAGAGGAGGAAAGCGGGGAGGAAGTCTTCCTGAGTGCCTATGATGACCTTAGTCCCCTTCTGGAGCCCAAACTCCCAAGCTGGGAGGGTCCAGGCAGTGAAGAGGAAAAGGTGGCAGGGTCTGGAAGACAGGAGGCTTCAGGACAGGATGAGGGCGAGCAAGCCTCGTGTGAAGGTGGAGAGGACCAGGGGGAGCCTGGAAGCAGACGGGACACCGACGAGGAGGCTGAGGGGAGGCCAGAGAGTGGCGTGGAGGGCAGAGAGGCCACTGAGGAAGGAGCAGAGGCTGAGGGGAGCCAGAAGGTGACTGACAGTTTGAAAGAAGGATgtggggaagagacagaggagacagaggccaCGGGAGAGGAGTCCAAAGGTCAGCAGGAGGGTGAGAGAACGGAGGAAGCTAAGGGTGTGGGAGAAACTGGAGGAGAGCAGGCTGAAGacaaggggaaggaaggaaagacggAGAGACAGGAAGGTGCTGAGGAAGGAGACGAAGCCCAGGGAGCAGCTGGAAAGCACTCAGAGCATGAGGCCCAGGAAAACCGAATTGCTGAAGAGAGCTGGGAAGTTGTACACAGACAAGAGGCTGAAGGAGGCAGAGAAGATGAGGTCAAAGGACAAAGGGGAGATGAGGGTCAAGAGGCAGGAGAAGACCAAGGAGATGGTGAAGATAGCAGGATCCCAGAAGCAGCAGCTGAAGGAGGAGCAGGGGAGGTCAGCAAGGAACGGGAGTGTGGACACGGAGAAGCTGAGGGAGACCAGAGAGCTGGAGGTGAACGTGGAGAAGAGGGTTCCCTCCCTGAAGGGCCACAGGTCGAGGCCCTGGAGGTTGACAGTGCCAAAGAGGGCAACTCCCAGTCCTCTGAGACAGAACAGGCAGCCCCACAGCCACCTCGGCCAGAGGAGATGGATCCTGAGGGGCAGCCCAATCCCCTTGGCTCAGCTGGTGGTGTGGGCATGCGCCTGGCTTCCACCCTTGTTCAGGTCCAACAGGTCCGCTCTGTGCCCGTGGTGCCCCCCAAACCACAGTTTGCCAAGATGCCCAGTGCAATGTGTGGCAAGATCCACGTGGCACCAGCAAACCCATGCCCAAAACCTGGCCGGCTCGATGGGGACAGGCCCTGGGGCTCCCGAGCCTCCCGCTCCTCTTGGAGGAATGGGGGTAGTCTTTCCTTTGATGCTGCTGTGGCCCTGGCCCGGGACCGCCAGAGGACTGAAGCTCAGGCAGTTCGGCGGACCCAGACTTGTACTGGTGCTGGGGACTACAGTCTCATCCCCAAAACCTCCCCCTATAGCTTGATCCCTGCCTACACTCCCCGGCCCCTTAGCTGCCTGGAGATCCCAGCTGAGGGCACAGATGGGTCTGGACCCCGGAGTCGGTTTAGCCTGCCCCCCAGAGAACCCCAACCTCCTGAACCCCTTATGTCCCCCCAGCGACGATCGTATGCATTCGAAACACAGGCTAACTCTGGGAAAGGTGAGGGACTGTAA